The Streptomyces sp. NBC_01689 genome includes a window with the following:
- a CDS encoding N,N-dimethylformamidase beta subunit family domain-containing protein — MGSEQIRRWESGALAHAVTDPFGQGPVPWLRGDEQYFDDTGHVVPWYIDHAPGATLLRDATKPVKGAIPQPRIGGPRSADDVHRQIKGFASNGAAAPGESIDFHVTVDPPQEFSVDIYRIGHYGGDGACKITTSPRLSGIVQPPPLTADRTVSCHHWWLSWRLQIPTYWSIGAYVAVLTTADGYRSHVPFTVRDNHPADLLLLLPDITWQAYNLYPEDGRTGASLYHAWDEHGRLLGEADAATTVSFDRPYAGAGLPLHVGHAYDFIRWAERYGYDLAYADARDLHAGRVDPSRYRGLVFPGHDEYWSPAMRRTVELAGGNGTSLVFLSANTMYWQVELGPSPSGVADRLLTCRKRRGPGKPALWREIDRPEQQLIGIQYAGRVPDPHPLVVRNADHWLWDATGAHEGDELEGMVAGEADRYFPRAPLPEHHGRILLAHSPYRDSEGAVRHQETSLYRAPSGALVFASGTFAWSPALDRPGHVDTRVQRATANLLDRICKRD; from the coding sequence ATGGGATCGGAACAGATCCGCCGCTGGGAGTCGGGAGCTCTCGCGCACGCCGTGACGGACCCCTTCGGCCAGGGACCCGTGCCCTGGCTCCGCGGCGACGAGCAGTACTTCGACGACACCGGGCACGTCGTCCCCTGGTACATCGACCACGCGCCGGGCGCCACCCTCCTGCGCGACGCCACGAAGCCGGTGAAGGGCGCCATTCCCCAGCCCAGGATCGGGGGCCCCCGCTCCGCGGACGACGTGCACCGCCAGATCAAGGGCTTCGCCTCCAACGGCGCCGCCGCACCGGGCGAGTCGATCGATTTCCACGTCACCGTCGACCCGCCGCAGGAGTTCAGCGTCGACATCTACCGCATCGGGCACTACGGAGGCGACGGCGCCTGCAAGATCACCACCAGCCCCCGTCTCTCCGGGATCGTCCAGCCACCGCCGCTCACCGCCGACAGAACCGTCTCCTGCCATCACTGGTGGCTGTCCTGGCGCCTGCAGATCCCGACTTACTGGAGCATCGGCGCGTACGTGGCCGTCCTGACCACCGCCGACGGCTACCGCTCCCACGTCCCCTTCACGGTCCGCGACAACCACCCCGCCGACCTGCTGCTCCTGCTCCCGGACATCACCTGGCAGGCGTACAACCTCTACCCGGAGGACGGCCGTACGGGCGCCAGCCTTTACCACGCGTGGGACGAGCACGGCCGGCTCCTCGGCGAGGCGGACGCGGCGACGACCGTTTCCTTCGACCGCCCCTACGCCGGCGCCGGCCTCCCCCTGCACGTCGGCCACGCCTACGACTTCATCCGCTGGGCCGAGCGCTACGGCTACGACCTCGCCTACGCCGATGCCCGCGACCTGCACGCCGGGCGCGTCGACCCCTCCCGCTACCGCGGACTGGTCTTCCCGGGTCACGACGAGTACTGGTCGCCGGCCATGCGGCGCACCGTGGAACTCGCCGGCGGAAACGGCACTTCACTGGTCTTCCTGTCCGCCAACACCATGTACTGGCAGGTGGAGTTGGGCCCCTCGCCGTCCGGGGTCGCGGACCGTCTGCTGACCTGCCGCAAGCGGCGGGGCCCCGGGAAGCCCGCGCTCTGGCGCGAGATCGACCGGCCCGAACAGCAGCTGATCGGCATCCAGTACGCGGGCCGGGTCCCCGACCCGCACCCGCTGGTCGTACGCAACGCCGACCACTGGCTGTGGGACGCCACCGGCGCGCACGAGGGCGACGAACTGGAGGGCATGGTCGCGGGCGAGGCCGACCGCTACTTCCCGCGCGCCCCGCTGCCGGAGCACCACGGCCGCATCCTCCTCGCCCACTCCCCGTACCGGGACAGCGAGGGCGCCGTCCGTCACCAGGAGACCTCCCTCTACCGGGCGCCCTCCGGCGCGCTGGTCTTCGCATCCGGGACGTTCGCCTGGTCGCCGGCCCTGGACCGGCCGGGCCACGTCGACACGCGGGTCCAGCGGGCCACGGCCAACCTCCTCGACCGCATCTGCAAACGGGACTGA
- a CDS encoding response regulator transcription factor produces the protein MTPLPPPPPVPPVRLLLADDEHLIRGALAALLALEDDLVVVAEAATGPEALAMARAHLPDVAVLDLQMPGADGVSVATSLRAELPGCRVLIVTSHGRPGHLKRALAAGVRGFVPKTVSAQRLAEIIRTVHAGNRYVDPELAADAISAGDSPLTAREAEVLEFAADGAPVAEIAERAALSQGTVRNYLSSAVSKLGAENRHAAVRLARQRGWV, from the coding sequence ATGACACCCCTCCCGCCCCCGCCCCCCGTACCGCCCGTCCGTCTGCTGCTCGCGGACGACGAGCACCTGATCCGGGGAGCGCTCGCCGCGCTGCTGGCGCTGGAGGACGACCTGGTGGTGGTCGCCGAGGCGGCCACCGGGCCCGAGGCGCTGGCGATGGCGCGGGCGCATCTGCCCGACGTCGCCGTGCTCGATCTCCAGATGCCGGGGGCGGACGGTGTGAGCGTCGCCACATCGCTCCGGGCCGAACTCCCCGGCTGCCGGGTGCTGATCGTGACGAGTCACGGACGGCCCGGTCATCTGAAACGGGCCCTCGCGGCAGGTGTGCGCGGCTTCGTCCCGAAGACCGTCAGCGCCCAGCGGCTCGCCGAGATCATCCGTACCGTGCACGCGGGAAACCGCTACGTGGACCCGGAGTTGGCCGCCGACGCGATCTCCGCCGGGGACTCCCCGCTGACCGCGCGGGAGGCCGAGGTCCTCGAGTTCGCCGCCGACGGGGCGCCCGTCGCGGAGATCGCGGAGCGGGCCGCCCTGTCGCAGGGAACGGTACGGAACTATCTGTCGTCCGCCGTCTCCAAACTCGGCGCGGAGAACCGCCACGCGGCAGTGCGTCTCGCACGGCAGCGAGGTTGGGTATAG
- a CDS encoding ABC transporter ATP-binding protein encodes MNTNEHDEVIEVTDLRRVYGGEFEAVRGITFSVGRGELFALLGTNGAGKTSTVELLEGLAPPAGGRVRVLGHDPYEERAAVRPRIGVMLQEGGFPSELTVAETVRMWAGCTSGARPADEALDLVGLTRRSRVRVKQLSGGEKRRLDLALALLGRPEVLFLDEPTTGLDAEGRRETWELVRELRDTGTTVLLTTHYLEEAEQLADRLAVLHEGRIAAAGTPAEVTASQPSRISFELPAGYFLGDLPPLGTLGVTGHETAGRTVRLRTDELQRTATELLVWARGEQVDLRGLDVRQASLEEAFLRIARDAAGAGSGSANGSGSGSGSGDRGAGATAETGVAA; translated from the coding sequence ATGAACACGAACGAGCACGACGAGGTGATCGAGGTCACCGATCTGCGGCGCGTGTACGGGGGAGAATTCGAGGCCGTGCGCGGAATCACCTTCTCCGTGGGCCGTGGTGAACTCTTCGCACTGCTGGGGACGAACGGGGCGGGCAAGACCTCCACGGTCGAGCTGCTGGAGGGCCTCGCCCCACCGGCCGGCGGACGGGTCCGGGTCCTCGGGCACGACCCGTACGAGGAGCGTGCCGCCGTCCGCCCCCGGATCGGCGTGATGCTGCAGGAGGGCGGCTTCCCCTCCGAACTGACGGTCGCCGAGACCGTACGGATGTGGGCGGGCTGCACGAGCGGGGCACGGCCCGCGGACGAGGCACTTGACCTGGTGGGGCTCACCCGGCGGTCCCGGGTACGGGTGAAGCAGCTGTCCGGGGGCGAGAAGCGCCGCCTGGACCTGGCGCTCGCCCTCCTCGGCCGCCCCGAGGTCCTCTTCCTCGACGAACCGACGACCGGGCTGGACGCCGAAGGGCGCCGGGAGACCTGGGAGTTGGTACGGGAGCTGCGCGACACCGGCACCACCGTGCTGCTGACCACGCACTACCTGGAGGAGGCGGAACAGCTCGCCGACCGGCTCGCGGTGCTGCACGAGGGGCGCATCGCGGCCGCCGGCACCCCCGCCGAGGTGACCGCGTCCCAGCCGTCCCGGATCTCCTTCGAACTGCCCGCCGGCTACTTCCTCGGCGACCTGCCGCCGCTCGGCACGCTCGGCGTGACCGGCCACGAGACGGCCGGCCGGACCGTCAGGCTGCGCACCGACGAACTCCAGCGGACCGCGACGGAGCTGCTGGTGTGGGCCCGCGGTGAACAGGTCGACCTGCGGGGGCTCGACGTACGCCAGGCCTCCCTGGAGGAGGCGTTCCTGCGCATCGCGCGGGACGCGGCCGGCGCGGGCTCCGGATCCGCGAACGGGTCCGGGTCCGGGTCCGGGTCCGGCGACCGTGGGGCCGGGGCGACGGCGGAGACGGGGGTCGCGGCATGA
- the purS gene encoding phosphoribosylformylglycinamidine synthase subunit PurS, with protein MARVVVDVMLKPEILDPQGQAVQRALPRLGFEGVSDVRQGKRFELEVDGPVDDAALARIRELAESFLANTVIEDFTVKVEDEKVEAGK; from the coding sequence GTGGCACGCGTCGTAGTCGACGTCATGCTCAAGCCGGAGATCCTCGACCCCCAGGGCCAGGCGGTGCAGCGTGCACTGCCGCGTCTCGGTTTCGAAGGCGTCTCCGACGTACGTCAGGGAAAGCGATTCGAACTGGAAGTGGACGGACCGGTCGACGACGCCGCGCTCGCCCGCATCCGTGAACTGGCGGAATCCTTCCTCGCCAACACCGTGATCGAGGACTTCACCGTGAAGGTGGAGGACGAGAAGGTGGAGGCAGGAAAGTGA
- the purQ gene encoding phosphoribosylformylglycinamidine synthase subunit PurQ, with protein sequence MTARIGVVTFPGSLDDRDTQRAIRLAGAEPVALWHKDKDLKQVDAVVLPGGFSYGDYLRAGAISRFSPVMETVIDQAKAGLPVLGICNGFQVLTEAHLLPGAMLGNNHLHFICRDQKLRVENAGTSWTAEYTSGQEIHIPLKNMDGRYVADERTLDMLEAEGRVAFRYVDVNPNGSLRDIAGITNEAGNVVGLMPHPEHAVEPLVGSGRTDGLPFFTSILKKLVTA encoded by the coding sequence GTGACCGCTCGTATTGGGGTCGTCACTTTTCCGGGCAGCCTCGACGACCGTGACACCCAGCGCGCGATCCGGCTCGCGGGCGCCGAACCCGTCGCCCTCTGGCACAAGGACAAGGACCTCAAGCAGGTCGACGCCGTGGTGCTGCCGGGCGGATTCTCGTACGGCGACTATCTGCGGGCCGGCGCCATCTCGCGCTTCTCGCCCGTGATGGAGACCGTGATCGACCAGGCGAAGGCCGGACTGCCGGTGCTCGGCATCTGCAACGGCTTCCAGGTCCTCACCGAGGCGCACCTCCTCCCCGGCGCGATGCTGGGCAACAACCACCTCCACTTCATCTGCCGCGACCAGAAGCTGCGGGTGGAGAACGCGGGCACCTCCTGGACGGCCGAGTACACGTCCGGCCAGGAGATCCACATCCCGCTGAAGAACATGGACGGGCGGTACGTCGCCGACGAGCGCACGCTCGACATGCTGGAGGCGGAGGGCCGGGTCGCGTTCCGTTACGTCGACGTCAACCCGAACGGCTCGCTGCGCGACATCGCCGGCATCACGAACGAGGCGGGCAACGTCGTCGGTCTGATGCCGCACCCGGAGCACGCCGTCGAGCCCCTCGTCGGCTCCGGCCGCACCGACGGCCTCCCCTTCTTCACCTCGATCCTCAAGAAGCTGGTCACCGCATGA
- a CDS encoding histone-like nucleoid-structuring protein Lsr2, protein MAQRVVVTLFDDIDGSEAAETIAFGLDGKSYEIDLNPTNAKKLRKVLAPYVEAGRKRSKSGKAYTHTALTPDPAAVRAWARSNKLDVPPRGRIPKKVYEAFAEAH, encoded by the coding sequence GTGGCGCAGCGTGTCGTGGTCACTCTCTTTGACGACATCGACGGCTCGGAAGCGGCGGAGACGATCGCCTTCGGACTCGACGGCAAGTCGTACGAGATCGACCTCAATCCAACCAATGCCAAGAAACTGCGTAAGGTCCTCGCGCCCTACGTCGAGGCCGGCCGCAAGCGGTCGAAGTCCGGGAAGGCCTACACGCACACCGCGTTGACGCCCGACCCGGCCGCGGTCCGCGCCTGGGCCCGCTCCAACAAGCTGGACGTGCCGCCGCGCGGCCGCATCCCCAAGAAGGTCTACGAGGCGTTCGCCGAGGCCCACTGA
- a CDS encoding ABC transporter permease — MSAATATAPRAGTTTAAGRMAALARAELTLLSRTRATLAAAVFVPVALPFSLRSTVGQMDLKGTGLSVGSVVLPSSVGFSLLFAVYGSLVSVYAARREELVLKRLRTGEPRDAEILAGAALPSLAIGLLQCLALTVACAAVLHVGAPEAPHLAVLGLLLGLAMWPPLAAVTASLSRSVEGAQVAAMPLTLLSLLGSGTFVPLQMMPGALASACELLPLTPVITLVRGGWTGGLSAHDALGAIGTAVAWIVFAVFAVRRWFRWEPRR, encoded by the coding sequence ATGAGCGCGGCGACCGCGACCGCTCCCCGTGCGGGGACCACCACGGCGGCCGGGCGGATGGCAGCGCTGGCGCGCGCCGAGCTGACCCTGCTGAGCCGTACCAGGGCGACGCTCGCCGCCGCCGTGTTCGTGCCGGTGGCCCTGCCGTTCAGCCTGCGCTCGACCGTCGGCCAGATGGATCTGAAGGGCACCGGCCTCTCGGTCGGCTCGGTCGTCCTGCCGTCCTCCGTCGGCTTCTCCCTCCTCTTCGCCGTCTACGGCTCACTGGTCAGCGTGTACGCGGCCCGCCGCGAGGAACTCGTCCTCAAACGACTGCGCACCGGCGAACCGCGGGACGCGGAGATCCTCGCGGGCGCGGCCCTGCCTTCGCTCGCGATCGGTCTCCTACAGTGCCTGGCCCTGACCGTCGCGTGCGCCGCCGTGCTGCACGTCGGGGCGCCCGAAGCCCCCCATCTCGCCGTCCTCGGACTGCTCCTGGGCCTGGCGATGTGGCCTCCGCTCGCGGCCGTCACCGCGAGCCTCAGCCGGAGTGTCGAGGGCGCGCAGGTGGCCGCCATGCCCCTGACGCTGCTGTCCCTGCTCGGTTCGGGCACGTTCGTCCCCCTCCAGATGATGCCCGGCGCGCTGGCCTCGGCCTGTGAACTGCTGCCCCTCACCCCGGTGATCACCCTGGTCCGCGGCGGCTGGACCGGCGGCCTGTCCGCGCACGACGCCCTGGGCGCGATCGGCACGGCGGTGGCCTGGATCGTGTTCGCCGTGTTTGCTGTACGGCGGTGGTTCCGCTGGGAGCCGCGGCGGTGA
- the purL gene encoding phosphoribosylformylglycinamidine synthase subunit PurL, producing the protein MSRTPLDTVENAAATPDVELPWAELGLKKDEYERVVEILGRRPTGAELAMYSVMWSEHCSYKSSKVHLRQFGEKAPQSDALLVGIGENAGVVDVGQGYAVTFKVESHNHPSYVEPYQGAATGVGGIVRDIIAMGARPVAVVDPLRFGAADHPDTKRVLPGVVAGIGGYGNCLGLPNIGGEVVFDACYQGNPLVNAGAIGVMRHEDIHLAKASGAGNKVILYGARTGGDGIGGASILASETFDDAKPSKRPAVQVGDPFQEKLLIECTLEAFTEKLVVGIQDLGAAGLSCATSELASNGSGGMRVTLDDVPLRDSTLSPEEILMSESQERMCAVVEPEKVARFLEICDKWDVIATVIGEVTDGDRLEIFWHGGKIVDVDPRTVAHDGPVYERPYARPEWQDALQADDANKLPRPATGEELKDQVLKLVSSPNQASKSWITSQYDHFVQGNTVLAQPEDSGMIRVDEESGLGVAIATDGNGRYAKLDPYTGAQLALAEAYRNVATTGAKPLAVSDCLNFGSPEDPAVMWQFAEAVRGLADGCLQLGTPVTGGNVSLYNQTGEAAIHPTPVVAVLGVIDDVARRTPVAFQEEGHLLYLLGDTHEEFGGSAWSQVVHDHLGGLPPRVDLERERLLGEILISASRDGMIDSAHDLSDGGLIQAVVESALLGGKGARLVVPDGLDAFTFLFSESAGRAVVAVPRSEELRFNDMCGARGLPVTRVGVVDGTEADATAVVEVQGEFTLPLTELRTAHEGTIPALLA; encoded by the coding sequence ATGAGCCGCACGCCTCTGGACACGGTCGAGAACGCGGCCGCGACCCCCGACGTCGAGCTGCCCTGGGCCGAACTGGGCCTGAAGAAGGACGAGTACGAGCGCGTCGTCGAGATCCTCGGCCGCCGGCCCACCGGCGCCGAACTCGCCATGTACTCCGTCATGTGGTCCGAGCACTGCTCGTACAAGTCGTCCAAGGTGCACCTGCGCCAGTTCGGCGAGAAGGCCCCGCAGTCCGACGCGCTCCTCGTCGGCATCGGCGAGAACGCCGGTGTCGTGGACGTGGGCCAGGGCTACGCCGTCACCTTCAAGGTCGAGTCGCACAACCACCCGTCGTACGTCGAGCCCTACCAGGGCGCGGCCACCGGCGTCGGCGGCATCGTGCGCGACATCATCGCGATGGGCGCCCGCCCGGTCGCCGTCGTCGACCCGCTGCGGTTCGGCGCGGCCGACCACCCCGACACCAAGCGCGTCCTGCCGGGCGTCGTCGCGGGCATCGGCGGCTACGGCAACTGCCTGGGCCTGCCCAACATCGGCGGCGAGGTCGTCTTCGACGCCTGCTACCAGGGCAACCCGCTGGTCAACGCCGGTGCCATCGGCGTCATGCGGCACGAGGACATCCACCTCGCCAAGGCGTCCGGCGCGGGCAACAAGGTCATCCTCTACGGGGCCCGCACCGGCGGCGACGGCATCGGCGGCGCGTCGATCCTCGCCTCGGAGACCTTCGACGACGCCAAGCCGTCGAAGCGTCCCGCCGTCCAGGTCGGCGACCCCTTCCAGGAGAAGCTCCTCATCGAGTGCACCCTGGAGGCCTTCACCGAGAAGCTGGTCGTCGGCATCCAGGACCTCGGCGCGGCCGGCCTGTCCTGCGCCACCAGTGAGCTGGCGTCCAACGGCTCCGGCGGCATGCGCGTCACCCTGGACGACGTACCCCTGCGGGACTCGACGCTCTCTCCCGAGGAAATCCTCATGAGCGAGTCGCAGGAGCGCATGTGCGCGGTCGTCGAGCCGGAGAAGGTCGCCCGGTTCCTGGAGATCTGCGACAAGTGGGACGTCATCGCCACCGTCATCGGTGAGGTCACCGACGGCGACCGGCTGGAGATCTTCTGGCACGGCGGCAAGATCGTCGACGTCGACCCGCGCACGGTCGCGCACGACGGTCCGGTCTACGAGCGCCCGTACGCCCGCCCCGAGTGGCAGGACGCCCTCCAGGCCGACGACGCGAACAAGCTGCCGCGGCCGGCGACCGGCGAGGAGCTCAAGGACCAGGTCCTGAAGCTGGTGAGCTCCCCCAACCAGGCCTCCAAGTCCTGGATCACCTCCCAGTACGACCACTTCGTGCAGGGCAACACGGTGCTGGCGCAGCCCGAGGACTCGGGCATGATCCGCGTCGACGAGGAGAGCGGCCTCGGCGTCGCCATCGCCACGGACGGCAACGGCCGGTACGCGAAGCTCGACCCGTACACGGGTGCGCAGCTCGCGCTCGCCGAGGCCTACCGCAACGTGGCGACGACCGGTGCCAAGCCGCTCGCCGTCTCCGACTGCCTGAACTTCGGCTCGCCCGAGGACCCGGCCGTCATGTGGCAGTTCGCCGAGGCCGTCCGCGGTCTCGCCGACGGCTGCCTGCAGCTGGGCACCCCGGTGACCGGCGGCAACGTCTCGCTCTACAACCAGACGGGCGAGGCCGCCATCCACCCGACCCCCGTCGTGGCCGTGCTGGGCGTCATCGACGACGTCGCCCGCCGCACGCCGGTCGCCTTCCAGGAGGAGGGCCATCTCCTCTACCTGCTCGGCGACACCCACGAGGAGTTCGGCGGTTCGGCCTGGTCGCAGGTCGTCCACGACCACCTCGGCGGACTGCCTCCGCGGGTCGACCTGGAGCGCGAGCGGCTGCTCGGCGAGATCCTGATCTCCGCCTCCCGCGACGGCATGATCGACTCCGCGCACGACCTGTCCGACGGCGGTCTGATCCAGGCCGTGGTCGAATCGGCGCTGCTCGGCGGCAAGGGCGCGCGACTGGTCGTACCGGACGGGCTCGACGCGTTCACCTTCCTCTTCTCGGAGTCGGCGGGCCGCGCGGTCGTCGCCGTCCCGCGGTCGGAGGAGCTGCGCTTCAACGACATGTGCGGTGCGCGCGGCCTGCCGGTCACCCGCGTCGGTGTCGTGGACGGCACCGAGGCCGACGCCACCGCCGTGGTCGAGGTGCAGGGCGAGTTCACGCTCCCGCTGACGGAGCTGCGCACGGCGCACGAGGGGACGATCCCGGCGCTGCTCGCGTAG
- a CDS encoding phosphoribosylaminoimidazolesuccinocarboxamide synthase, which yields MSGFVEKPEPLQVPGLVHLHTGKVRDLYRNEAGDLVMIASDRLSAYDWVLPTEIPDKGRVLTQLSLWWFDKLADLVPHHVLSTELPPGAPAEWAGRTLICKSLRMVPVECVARGYLTGSGLLEYDASRTVCGLALPEGLVDGSELPAPIFTPATKAEVGEHDENVSYEEVARQVGAETAAELRRTTLAVYGRARDIARDRGIVLADTKFEFGYEDGTLVLADEVLTPDSSRFWPADAWEPGRAQPSFDKQFVRDWLTSPESGWDRRSEQPPPALPAEVVEATSAKYIEAFERLTGTSWS from the coding sequence GTGTCCGGATTCGTCGAAAAGCCCGAGCCCCTCCAGGTCCCGGGTCTGGTGCATCTGCACACCGGCAAGGTGCGCGACCTGTACCGGAACGAGGCGGGCGACCTCGTGATGATCGCCAGTGACCGCCTGTCCGCCTACGACTGGGTGCTGCCCACCGAGATCCCCGACAAGGGCCGGGTCCTCACCCAGCTCTCCCTGTGGTGGTTCGACAAGCTCGCCGACCTGGTCCCCCATCACGTCCTGAGCACCGAACTCCCGCCCGGCGCCCCCGCCGAGTGGGCCGGCCGCACCCTGATCTGCAAGTCGCTGCGGATGGTCCCGGTCGAGTGCGTGGCCCGCGGCTACCTCACCGGCTCCGGGCTCCTGGAGTACGACGCCTCCCGGACGGTCTGCGGACTCGCCCTGCCCGAGGGTCTCGTCGACGGTTCGGAACTCCCCGCGCCGATCTTCACCCCCGCCACCAAGGCCGAGGTCGGCGAGCACGACGAGAACGTCTCGTACGAGGAGGTCGCCCGTCAGGTCGGCGCCGAGACCGCTGCCGAGCTGCGCAGGACGACCCTCGCGGTCTACGGCCGCGCCCGCGACATCGCCCGCGACCGCGGTATCGTCCTCGCCGACACCAAGTTCGAGTTCGGCTACGAGGACGGCACCCTCGTCCTCGCCGACGAGGTGCTCACCCCGGACTCGTCCCGTTTCTGGCCGGCCGACGCGTGGGAGCCGGGCCGTGCCCAGCCGTCCTTCGACAAGCAGTTCGTCCGTGACTGGCTGACGTCCCCCGAGTCGGGCTGGGACCGCAGGAGCGAGCAGCCGCCGCCCGCGCTCCCGGCGGAGGTGGTGGAGGCGACCAGCGCCAAGTACATCGAGGCGTTCGAGCGGCTGACCGGCACCAGCTGGAGCTGA
- a CDS encoding sensor histidine kinase — MSGPGGWWRGKSTPAKVETYTRWSFHFFALIEVVSIGLPLFSNVSGTLPWFLFPLVCAHSVLCAATASRALDWARGTRERPRRMLIALAAATALVAVVALTLSGTDWRPATDAEVRLGASMFVGVIAFGTGTLALGTRDRRRMTHVVFGATVGAGAASFPLGFPGPAALITAATVLLAAGFLTFTAAFSVWLLDAVYALDAARETRARLAVAEERLRFGRDLHDVMGRNLAVIALKSELAVQLARRGRPEAVDQMTEVQRLARESQREVREVVRGYREADLAVELAGAQGVLKAAGITCEVTGSTAGLPAQVQSALAWVVREATTNVLRHGDARRCGVSLRVTEGTVVLTVENDGVPDAAAAAPRAEADARPGGEDAGRGGGSRPEGASGTGDGPRPGGGTGTGGRTGTGRGTGTVGGSGLVGLRERLTALDGTLRAGPADGGTFRLTVEVPMPDRPGPEAHLPDRNPPGPELSGPRPPEPGPSEPSEPSGPMPGPSEAPLSRRVNEVGS, encoded by the coding sequence ATGAGCGGGCCGGGAGGCTGGTGGCGGGGCAAGAGCACGCCGGCGAAGGTCGAGACGTACACACGGTGGTCGTTCCACTTCTTCGCCCTGATCGAGGTCGTCTCGATCGGACTGCCCCTGTTCTCGAACGTGTCCGGCACGCTGCCGTGGTTCCTGTTCCCGCTGGTGTGCGCGCACTCCGTGCTCTGCGCCGCGACCGCGTCGAGGGCGCTGGACTGGGCGCGCGGCACCCGGGAGCGTCCCCGGCGGATGCTGATCGCGCTGGCGGCGGCCACCGCCCTGGTGGCCGTGGTGGCGCTCACCCTCTCGGGCACGGACTGGCGTCCGGCGACCGACGCCGAGGTACGGCTGGGCGCCTCGATGTTCGTCGGCGTCATCGCCTTCGGCACCGGCACCCTCGCCCTCGGCACCCGGGACCGGCGCCGGATGACGCATGTGGTGTTCGGGGCGACGGTGGGCGCGGGCGCGGCGTCGTTCCCGCTCGGTTTCCCCGGGCCGGCCGCGCTGATCACCGCCGCCACGGTCCTGCTCGCCGCCGGGTTCCTCACCTTCACCGCCGCCTTCTCCGTCTGGCTGCTCGACGCCGTGTACGCGCTCGACGCGGCCCGCGAGACCCGGGCCCGCCTCGCGGTCGCCGAGGAACGGCTGCGTTTCGGTCGCGATCTGCACGACGTGATGGGCCGCAACCTCGCGGTGATCGCGCTGAAGAGCGAACTCGCCGTCCAGCTGGCCCGGCGCGGCCGGCCGGAGGCCGTGGACCAGATGACCGAGGTGCAGCGGCTGGCCCGGGAGTCGCAGCGCGAGGTGCGGGAGGTCGTACGCGGCTACCGCGAGGCCGATCTCGCCGTCGAACTCGCGGGCGCCCAGGGCGTGCTGAAGGCCGCGGGCATCACCTGCGAGGTGACCGGCTCCACGGCGGGACTGCCCGCGCAGGTGCAGTCGGCGCTCGCCTGGGTCGTACGGGAGGCGACCACGAACGTGCTGCGGCACGGGGACGCGCGGCGGTGCGGGGTCTCGCTTCGGGTGACGGAGGGGACGGTCGTCCTCACCGTGGAGAACGACGGAGTGCCGGACGCGGCCGCCGCGGCCCCCCGCGCGGAGGCGGACGCCCGGCCGGGCGGGGAGGACGCCGGGCGCGGCGGGGGCTCCCGGCCGGAGGGGGCCTCGGGAACGGGTGACGGCCCGCGGCCGGGTGGCGGCACGGGAACCGGTGGCCGCACGGGAACGGGTCGCGGCACGGGAACGGTTGGCGGTTCCGGGCTCGTGGGCCTGCGGGAACGGCTGACCGCGCTGGACGGGACCCTGCGGGCCGGGCCGGCCGACGGCGGCACGTTCCGTCTGACCGTCGAGGTCCCGATGCCGGACCGGCCGGGACCGGAAGCGCATCTCCCCGACCGGAATCCGCCGGGACCGGAGCTGTCCGGCCCGCGTCCGCCGGAACCGGGCCCCTCCGAGCCGTCCGAGCCGTCCGGGCCGATGCCGGGTCCGTCCGAGGCGCCCCTGTCGCGTCGAGTGAACGAGGTCGGATCATGA